Genomic window (Tolypothrix sp. NIES-4075):
TAACTATTAATGTAAAGCTTTAATGCCTTTAATTCCACCACTCGCTCATCCGGCACATAGCTAATATAAATCGTGGCAAAGTCAGGATACCCGGAAAATGGACATTTACAAGTAAATTCCGGTAAAGAAATATTAATATTGTATCGCCTGCCAACACGCGGATTAGGAAATATAATTAATTGTCCTTCCGCAATTTCGCGTTCCCCATACTTCTTTTCTGGGCTTGACTCAGATGCAGTTTCTGGTAAAGAGTTAGTCATAAAATAAATAATTTATAAAGTAAACATTAGATTTATGTAGGGTTCGGCTTAAAGCGGTGTGGATGTTCCTCTCGCTTTAGAGTCCGTTGCGTTAGGCGCTTTCAGAATGTACAGTATTTTAGCAGCAATAAAGTAATTTTATGCGCCCTAACACCGCATCTTCCTGTGGTGCGAAAACGTATGTGTAACGCACCCTACAAACTAAAAATCCTCATCTCTAAATCCTAAATCTTGCTGTTCCCAGTCTGGGCAAGTTTCATCTTCATATCCTTGAGGATGCATCGCACAAACCAGCAAGTTACCACCATAAACTTGACCGTGGTAGTTACGACAACCAATGCAAGCGGGATTTTGTTCGCTTGTTGCTTCAACTGAATAAGGAAAAGCTGGATCTACATCCCCAACAACTTCTTCGAGTTCCCAATATACTTCTAAAATTGGTTCAGCCAAATCTTGTAAATACTGGTCAACCTCAACACCAATGGTATTTTGTAATTGATCGGTAATTTCTTCGGTTAGCTCAAAAAAGGCATCAACCATTTCACCCATCCCCAAGAAGAAGCGATCTACTTCATCTGCAACTGTTTCTATGATTTCCGCGATATCTTTTTGCCAGTTTTCCATAAAATTGACGCCCTTACTAGCTTTTATACAGGACGCTTCGTGCTAAATGGCTATTAGCACTCTAATACACCCTGAGAAATATATATTAATTTATGATTTGCAACGTTTCCGGATAACTACTTATCGCGTTGCAGTCGTCTTAACTCTTCTTGCAGTTCTAGTACTTGATCGCGCAAGCCATCAACATTGTCAGTTGATGCTTGTTTGACGGTAGGCTCATCGTCTTCTAATATTTCGATGCGGCGCGGTTCTGAGGCGGGTTTTTCTGGAGCGGTAGCATCAGATGTCGGTTGCTGTTGAGCTTGCTTCATCATATCTTCGACAAAGCGGCGGGCTTCTTCTGTATTCATTTCGCCTTTTGCAACCATTTCATCTGCCAGTTTTTGGACTTGCGATCGCAATTCGGCTAATTTTCCCCCTGCTTTCTCACCCGCGTAAGAAGCTAACCCGACACCGAGGTAAAAAGCTTTTTGAACAATATCTCCAAAACCAGGCATTGTAGAGCCGCGCTCCTAAAAATGGGGCGACCCGGAGACTACGCCTACTACAAGCATCCCGTATTGCTGCTACCTTCCGGTTCTGACAAGATTTGGGCGTTGCAGTCGCATAGATCCAGGTCACAAACAATCATAACACACTTATCTAGTAGATGTGTGTTATTCGACTACAATTCGCCATTCGTAAAGCTGGTAATTGACGCAGCCGTTTTGCACCAAGGGATCGAGAGCGACAATCGCTTTTGCCTCATCCATTGAGGCAGCTTCAAACAGCAACATACCTCCTCCCATAGAAGCCCAGTAGCCCGATCGCGCTTTGTGTCCTTTGGCAATCAAATCTTGAACATAAGCTTTGTGAGCGGGTACGTATTGGTCAAAGATGTTTTTATCGACTTTGCCTTCTTCAATCTTGACAAACCAAGGCATTTACTTGTTTCCTCTGGAATTTTCGTTTGTAATATCTAGGCGTTGC
Coding sequences:
- a CDS encoding YciI family protein — its product is MPWFVKIEEGKVDKNIFDQYVPAHKAYVQDLIAKGHKARSGYWASMGGGMLLFEAASMDEAKAIVALDPLVQNGCVNYQLYEWRIVVE
- the queF gene encoding preQ(1) synthase codes for the protein MTNSLPETASESSPEKKYGEREIAEGQLIIFPNPRVGRRYNINISLPEFTCKCPFSGYPDFATIYISYVPDERVVELKALKLYINSYRDRYISHEESANQILDDFVAACDPLEVTVKADFTPRGNVHTVVEVHHQK
- a CDS encoding phasin family protein; amino-acid sequence: MPGFGDIVQKAFYLGVGLASYAGEKAGGKLAELRSQVQKLADEMVAKGEMNTEEARRFVEDMMKQAQQQPTSDATAPEKPASEPRRIEILEDDEPTVKQASTDNVDGLRDQVLELQEELRRLQRDK